TTTGAATTCATTTTTATAAACAAGAAAAAACCCTTAAAGTGGGTTTTTTAATAAACATACAATTCATTTTTTCTCATTTTTTTATTGTTTAAAAGCGCGCCTAACAGCTTTCCTTTTGAAGCTTCCAACGCATCCTTCGCTTTTTTTGCATCTTCATTTTTCGTTTTGCTGCTTGCGATCACAAGAATGCTTCCATCGGTTTGGTTGGCCAGAATTTGCGCATCAGCAACGGCAAGAATGGGCGGTGAGTCGAAAATCACGAGACTGTACCGATCATACGCTTGAACCAGCAGGTCTTCCATCGCTCTCGAGGATAATAATTCCGCAGGGTTTGGAGGCGTAGGACCGCTTGTCAACAGGTCCAGATTCTCTACGGTGCTTGCTTGTACCGCATTTTCCAATGTACGTTGCCTCATTAATACGTTCGTTAACCCTATTGAATTATCCAATTGAAACAGGCCGTGGTTTGTTGGCTTTCTCAAGTCACCATCAATTAGCAGAACCTTTTTTTCCTGTTGGGCAAACACGACAGCGAGATTAGCAGCAATAAATGATTTTCCTTCACTAGAATGTGCTGAAGTAACCAATATGGAACGGATATGATCCTCCATTGATGAAAATTCAATATTTGTCCGTATCGTTCTGAATTGCTCCACGATCGGAGATTTCGGCTGAAACATTGCAATAATCGAACGCGGATTGTCTTTCGTCATTTTCTTCTTCAGTCTCAAGCCTTTCACCTCATATCAGATGATT
This window of the Bacillus gobiensis genome carries:
- a CDS encoding CpsD/CapB family tyrosine-protein kinase, whose amino-acid sequence is MTKDNPRSIIAMFQPKSPIVEQFRTIRTNIEFSSMEDHIRSILVTSAHSSEGKSFIAANLAVVFAQQEKKVLLIDGDLRKPTNHGLFQLDNSIGLTNVLMRQRTLENAVQASTVENLDLLTSGPTPPNPAELLSSRAMEDLLVQAYDRYSLVIFDSPPILAVADAQILANQTDGSILVIASSKTKNEDAKKAKDALEASKGKLLGALLNNKKMRKNELYVY